Part of the Thermoplasmata archaeon genome, CCCACGGCGGTCGCGTAATCGAGGACGCGCTTCCCCACGCGGCGGTACATGGGCATGCCCGACGTCTTGCCCCACCGCACGCCGATGACCATGTCCGCGTCGCCGGACAGCACGCGTTTCGCCAACCGCGGAATGTCCTCCGTATTGTGCTGGTGGTCCCCGTCCATGAGCACGAACGCGTCCGGATGCGCCTCCCGCGCGTACAGCCACGCGGTCCGGATCGCCATCCCCTTCCCGAGGTTCCGCGCGTGGCGCAGGACCTTGGCCCCGGCGAGCTCGGCGACCTCGGCCGTGTCGTCCGACGACCCGTCGTCCACGACGACGACCTCGTCCGCGTGCTGCCGCGCCTTGAGGACCACGGACCCGATCGTCGCCCCCTCGTTCAGGCAGGGGATCGCCACGAGGATCCGGTTCGACCGCGCGGCCGTCGCCCCGGCCGACCGGGCCTTCGGCCCGCTGGAAAACCCATGCACGGCCCCAGGCCCCGCGTCCGCGGAGCCTTCCCGTGCCATGTCCGTGACCGTAGTCATCCCTCGCGACGCCCGTCGGAACCGGAGAACCTCCGGTCGCTCTGGTGGTGGGCGGTCTCTTGGACGCCTCGAAGTCTACATCGGAGCTTAAACATTTCCTTGAGATTGTCGCGTTTCGCCCCGGACGGACTTCCCGAGGGCCATCATCCCGGAGCTGGAGACGGACTCGACTCGGTCCCGGGCCTCTCGAGTCCGGCCCGGACGAGTCGCGCCCACCCGAGTGCCTCGGCGAAGACCGCCGCCGGTATCTCCAACGTCCTCGCGGGTCGAGCTCTCCCACCGCGTCGAGCCCACTCCTCGGACGAGCGGGTCAGATTGCGGGATTGGGCTTCGCGAGCCACGGAAGCTGGGTGGGTCCGACGAGCTCCCGCCACTCCGCGGGCATGGGGCGGCCGGACTCGTCGCGTCGGTACCAGTCTTGGACCTGGTCGATGTTCACATCGCGGCCCGAGACGGCCACGAGCAGCCCATTCCGGGCGCTCGCGGCAGCCTCCGCGGCGACGAGGTGGTCGAAGACGGCCGCGTGGGGCGTCTGGGACATCCACCAGAGCACGAGGTAGCGAGTCTTGCGGACCGCGGAACGGGGTCGTTTGGTCACCATGTCGAATGCGGACCCCTGGCCTCGAACAGGCAACGTCCTCCCGTGGCGCTCGGAGGATAAAGCCTCTCCTCGCCGGTTATCGAATCCGAGAGCGACTGGGTCGCGAGACCGCGTCGTGGGTCTGATTCCTCCCGGTGAGACCCGGGACGG contains:
- a CDS encoding glycosyltransferase family 2 protein; this translates as MTTVTDMAREGSADAGPGAVHGFSSGPKARSAGATAARSNRILVAIPCLNEGATIGSVVLKARQHADEVVVVDDGSSDDTAEVAELAGAKVLRHARNLGKGMAIRTAWLYAREAHPDAFVLMDGDHQHNTEDIPRLAKRVLSGDADMVIGVRWGKTSGMPMYRRVGKRVLDYATAVGTKNGKLTDSQSGYRVFSSEALLALEPTEDGLSIESAMLIEAQEKGLRIDEVNVDFDYDLEGSNVSPGRHGTGVLGRLVTLVSQKRPLLFFGSFGLGLLIVAAALGALVLSTYYASRALATGTLFIVLLFGIVGILSIFIGITLNALVTVATKSSAR